The archaeon BMS3Bbin15 genome has a segment encoding these proteins:
- the purA gene encoding adenylosuccinate synthetase, whose amino-acid sequence MVTVLVGGQWGDEGKGKIISYLCKQDNYDVIARSGVGPNAGHTVVYQGRKYPLRLIPSGFLQEKAKLFIGAGVLLNPEVILREIDTLSLHKRIGIDYRCGIIEPEHIERDRSSGHLAGKIGSTGTGCGPANMDRAKRVLKQAKDVEELKPYLTDVPEDINRAVEEGKKVLVESSQGFGLSLYYGTYPYVTSKDTTASMALVDVGIGPRRVKDVIVVFKTFPTRVGEGPFPTEMSEEEAERLGIVEYGTVTGRRRRVGHFDFELARYAAMINSASQIALTCVDYFGEENKGVRSLDELTREAREFVETVEKKVKVPVTIISTGPDLEDTINLREEKV is encoded by the coding sequence ATGGTAACAGTTCTTGTTGGCGGGCAGTGGGGAGATGAAGGTAAGGGAAAGATTATAAGTTATTTATGCAAGCAGGATAATTATGATGTTATTGCGAGGTCAGGAGTTGGTCCCAATGCGGGGCATACTGTTGTATATCAGGGTAGAAAGTATCCTCTCAGGCTTATTCCCAGTGGCTTTCTGCAGGAGAAGGCAAAACTTTTCATAGGTGCGGGTGTTCTTCTCAACCCGGAGGTTATACTTCGGGAGATAGATACTCTCAGTCTGCATAAGAGAATTGGAATAGACTATAGATGTGGAATTATTGAGCCAGAGCACATAGAAAGGGATAGAAGCTCGGGGCATCTGGCAGGCAAGATTGGAAGCACAGGCACAGGCTGCGGGCCTGCAAATATGGACAGAGCCAAGAGAGTTCTCAAACAGGCGAAGGATGTTGAGGAGTTAAAGCCCTATCTTACTGATGTCCCTGAAGATATAAACAGGGCTGTCGAAGAGGGAAAGAAAGTTCTTGTGGAGAGTTCTCAGGGTTTTGGTCTGAGTCTTTACTATGGCACCTATCCCTATGTGACTTCAAAGGATACAACAGCGAGTATGGCTCTTGTGGATGTGGGCATAGGGCCAAGAAGGGTTAAGGATGTGATTGTTGTTTTCAAGACTTTTCCCACAAGAGTGGGAGAAGGTCCTTTTCCGACTGAGATGAGCGAGGAAGAAGCTGAGAGGCTTGGTATAGTTGAATATGGTACTGTTACAGGGAGAAGAAGAAGAGTCGGCCACTTTGATTTTGAGCTTGCAAGATATGCTGCTATGATTAACTCTGCAAGCCAGATAGCTTTAACCTGTGTGGATTATTTCGGAGAGGAGAATAAAGGTGTGAGGAGCCTTGATGAATTAACCAGAGAGGCGAGAGAGTTTGTTGAGACTGTTGAGAAAAAGGTTAAGGTACCTGTAACCATAATATCCACAGGCCCGGATTTGGAGGATACAATAAATCTCAGAGAGGAAAAGGTATGA
- the ribBA gene encoding riboflavin biosynthesis protein RibBA, with protein MNVEDAIKAMKKGEIVQIFDRDGREEETDLVIASQFVSPEHIRTMRKDGGGLICTAMSYDIAERLSLPFITDVFTKSSEQFPVLKSLEPNDIPYDEKSSFSITINHRKTFTGITDRDRALTISQLSKLLQKGGDLRREFGKNFRSPGHVILLKAADGLLKARQGHTELSVALTGLAGLQPVATICEMMGDSGYALSYEDARRYAKRNSLTFIEGSEIIDYYLRAVVEKTL; from the coding sequence GTGAATGTTGAAGACGCAATAAAGGCTATGAAAAAAGGAGAAATTGTTCAGATATTCGATAGAGATGGCAGAGAGGAGGAAACTGACCTGGTGATAGCTTCCCAGTTTGTTTCTCCGGAGCATATTAGAACTATGAGAAAAGACGGAGGCGGGCTTATCTGCACAGCTATGAGCTACGATATTGCAGAGAGACTCAGCCTGCCTTTCATTACTGATGTTTTTACAAAATCTTCGGAACAATTTCCTGTGTTAAAATCTCTTGAGCCAAATGATATACCCTATGACGAGAAATCCTCCTTCTCAATCACAATAAACCATAGAAAGACTTTCACAGGTATAACTGACAGGGATAGAGCTCTCACCATATCTCAACTTTCAAAACTCCTTCAGAAAGGTGGTGATTTAAGGCGAGAGTTTGGAAAAAATTTCAGGAGCCCGGGACATGTGATTCTTCTTAAAGCTGCCGATGGTTTATTAAAGGCAAGACAGGGGCATACTGAACTCAGTGTAGCTCTCACAGGTCTTGCAGGACTCCAGCCTGTAGCTACGATATGTGAGATGATGGGTGACTCAGGCTATGCCCTGAGCTATGAAGATGCCAGAAGATATGCAAAAAGGAACTCTCTTACATTTATTGAGGGCAGTGAGATAATTGACTACTATCTCAGGGCAGTGGTTGAGAAAACCTTATAA